A DNA window from Maribellus comscasis contains the following coding sequences:
- a CDS encoding aldose epimerase family protein yields MKRLKNFFPIVLLCGLLISCTSSKEKQTGLNLNREDFQTTINGKEIDIYFLKNGDINMAVTNYGGRIVSLNIPDKNGEMVDVVLGFKSIDDYLKANEAYHGALIGRVGNRIAKGKFELDGKEYSLPLNNGPNHLHGGPEGFHNQVWDVKAVNETSILLTYVSKDGEMGYPGNLSVEVEYELTPENEVVMKYKATTDRNTPVNLTNHAFFNLGGEGSGTINNHILTVNADYYTPVDETLIPLGENVLVEGTPFDFRKGKTVGQDLNIQESNEQLKNGGGYDHNFVLNKDAGKMTLAATVVEPTRGIKMDVFTEEPGLQFYGGNFFDGSDTGKLGKPFKYRESIALETQHFPDSPNQTDFPSIILKPGEEYSTSSIYRFGIEK; encoded by the coding sequence ATGAAGCGATTAAAAAACTTTTTTCCAATTGTGTTATTATGTGGCCTACTTATTTCATGTACTTCTTCAAAAGAAAAACAAACAGGATTAAACCTGAATCGTGAAGATTTTCAGACCACAATAAATGGTAAAGAAATCGATATTTATTTTCTGAAAAATGGTGATATAAATATGGCCGTAACCAATTATGGTGGCCGGATAGTAAGCTTAAATATACCGGATAAAAATGGTGAAATGGTTGATGTAGTACTTGGTTTTAAAAGCATAGATGACTATTTAAAGGCCAACGAAGCCTACCACGGAGCATTAATTGGCAGGGTAGGGAATCGTATCGCCAAAGGGAAATTTGAATTGGATGGCAAGGAATACAGTTTGCCCTTAAACAACGGACCAAATCATTTACACGGTGGCCCCGAAGGTTTTCATAACCAGGTTTGGGATGTAAAAGCAGTAAATGAAACATCGATTTTGCTGACCTATGTGTCAAAAGACGGAGAAATGGGTTATCCCGGGAATTTGAGTGTTGAGGTAGAATATGAACTTACCCCTGAAAACGAGGTGGTGATGAAATACAAAGCCACAACCGACCGGAACACCCCGGTAAATTTAACAAACCATGCTTTTTTTAATCTTGGAGGCGAAGGAAGCGGCACCATTAACAATCATATTTTAACCGTTAATGCCGATTATTACACACCGGTTGATGAAACGCTAATACCACTTGGCGAAAATGTCCTGGTTGAAGGTACGCCATTTGATTTTAGAAAAGGAAAAACAGTTGGGCAGGATTTAAATATACAAGAAAGCAATGAGCAATTAAAAAATGGTGGCGGTTACGACCATAATTTTGTGCTCAATAAAGATGCCGGCAAAATGACTTTGGCTGCAACTGTTGTTGAACCAACCCGGGGAATAAAAATGGATGTTTTTACCGAAGAGCCCGGCTTGCAGTTCTATGGTGGAAACTTTTTTGATGGTTCTGATACCGGTAAATTGGGAAAACCCTTTAAATACCGCGAGTCTATTGCTTTGGAAACACAACATTTTCCGGATTCACCAAATCAAACGGATTTTCCATCTATCATTCTGAAGCCAGGTGAAGAGTATTCTACCAGTTCTATTTACAGGTTTGGAATTGAGAAATAA
- a CDS encoding glycosyl hydrolase family 43: MKSVSKILTILFIILLSLNCSNDKKGNEIQVPAPLFVDPNYHGSCDPEIVWNEKKQQWYIYYTARRPKLENTWLRTPIGVASSKDLASWQFEGYCRFDGIGGKKDSPETFWAPAINVANDTLHMFVTWKPDTVPIQGAWGGPGWIVHYKTPLDNPVDGWQKVTALHDSTLNTIDATVYKKGELYHVWFKGKKRGASKNELYHKTTSDFYHWKNQGFSESDVFNSAVTGSNFEEAPYIFEWKNKYWLITDPHNGFFVYNSTDGKTWKFQGTILKKGGRRNLDNSMARHCSVAVKDDRTFIFYHVEPWRRYDLEKKSGPEQKRIFQQPLKNRESVLQMAELEMENEKLFCNRNKNISIK; the protein is encoded by the coding sequence ATGAAGAGTGTTTCAAAAATATTAACCATTTTGTTTATCATCCTCCTGTCTTTGAATTGCAGCAACGATAAGAAAGGAAACGAGATTCAAGTACCGGCACCTCTGTTTGTAGATCCAAATTATCATGGATCGTGCGATCCTGAAATAGTCTGGAATGAAAAAAAGCAACAATGGTATATTTATTATACAGCGCGACGTCCGAAGCTGGAAAATACCTGGCTGCGCACTCCGATTGGGGTGGCTTCATCAAAAGATTTGGCAAGCTGGCAATTTGAAGGGTACTGTAGATTCGATGGAATTGGTGGGAAAAAAGACAGTCCGGAAACATTCTGGGCACCGGCAATTAACGTCGCAAATGATACATTGCATATGTTCGTCACCTGGAAACCAGATACTGTTCCAATCCAGGGAGCGTGGGGTGGGCCGGGATGGATTGTTCATTACAAAACACCACTTGATAATCCTGTAGACGGCTGGCAAAAAGTGACTGCGCTTCACGATTCAACGTTAAATACAATCGATGCCACTGTTTATAAGAAAGGAGAACTCTACCACGTGTGGTTTAAGGGAAAAAAGCGAGGCGCTTCAAAAAATGAATTGTATCACAAAACCACTTCAGATTTTTACCACTGGAAAAATCAAGGTTTTTCAGAGAGCGATGTATTTAATTCCGCAGTAACCGGCTCAAATTTTGAAGAAGCACCCTATATTTTTGAATGGAAAAACAAGTATTGGCTAATTACCGACCCCCATAATGGTTTTTTTGTTTATAACTCAACCGATGGTAAAACCTGGAAATTTCAGGGAACCATTTTAAAGAAAGGAGGAAGACGAAATCTCGATAATTCAATGGCCCGTCACTGCAGTGTGGCTGTAAAAGATGATCGTACTTTTATATTTTATCATGTTGAACCATGGCGTCGCTACGATTTGGAAAAGAAATCGGGGCCCGAGCAAAAACGTATTTTTCAGCAACCGCTTAAAAACCGTGAAAGTGTTTTGCAAATGGCCGAGCTTGAAATGGAAAACGAAAAACTTTTCTGCAACAGAAATAAAAACATATCAATAAAATAA